From Polynucleobacter difficilis, a single genomic window includes:
- the vapC gene encoding type II toxin-antitoxin system tRNA(fMet)-specific endonuclease VapC has translation MLKYLLDTNIVIYVLKRRPKEVLGIFNANASRMAISSITLSELFYGAEKSVKTDQNLEAIEEFVSHLEVLPYDAKASQHYGRIKAALEKKGQIIGENDIHIAAHATSHGLILVTNNLREFKRVPNLALENWVS, from the coding sequence ATGCTCAAGTATTTGCTCGATACCAACATCGTGATCTATGTCCTCAAACGCAGACCAAAAGAAGTATTGGGAATTTTTAATGCTAATGCCAGTCGTATGGCAATTTCGAGTATCACCTTATCTGAACTCTTTTACGGAGCAGAAAAAAGTGTGAAAACCGATCAGAATTTAGAGGCAATTGAAGAATTTGTCAGTCATCTTGAGGTCCTACCCTATGATGCAAAAGCATCACAACACTACGGCCGAATTAAAGCTGCGCTAGAGAAAAAAGGGCAGATCATTGGAGAGAATGACATTCATATTGCAGCCCATGCTACTAGCCACGGCTTGATTCTGGTGACGAACAATTTACGTGAATTTAAACGGGTGCCTAATTTAGCCCTAGAGAATTGGGTATCGTAG
- the rfbD gene encoding dTDP-4-dehydrorhamnose reductase — MNILVFGKDGQLGKAFKVVFDASKAGEIHHIEYVGRAKCDLSNSDAIAELLNRVKPDLLINAAAYTAVDKAETEVDLAYAINAKAPEIMAQYAVANGASLLHYSTDYVFDGSKKTPYIESDVRNPLGIYGKSKAAGEEAIEAVFKTNHHSNAEISDLAVKAQYAQYAILRTSWVYGDGGNFIRTILRLAKERETLKVIADQYGVPTSATWLAEVSLALVLNEQHQLKPFPSGIYHAVPLGETTWHALACHAVQAAFDAGAALKLLPDAIAAIPATDYPLPAPRPMNSRMKRGADAALDRALDKASGDLGDMTKSPLLAQSWESQVAAYVQDLALRKLL, encoded by the coding sequence ATGAACATTCTCGTTTTTGGTAAAGATGGCCAACTCGGTAAAGCGTTTAAGGTCGTCTTTGATGCGAGTAAGGCGGGTGAAATACACCACATCGAGTATGTTGGCCGTGCTAAATGCGACCTGAGTAATTCAGATGCGATTGCAGAACTACTCAATCGAGTCAAGCCAGATTTGCTGATTAATGCCGCTGCTTATACAGCCGTAGATAAAGCAGAAACCGAAGTGGATTTAGCTTATGCGATAAATGCCAAAGCCCCAGAAATTATGGCGCAGTATGCAGTTGCAAATGGCGCTAGTTTGTTGCATTACTCCACCGACTACGTATTTGATGGCAGTAAGAAAACCCCCTATATAGAGAGTGATGTTCGTAATCCCCTAGGAATCTATGGCAAAAGTAAGGCAGCCGGGGAAGAAGCAATTGAGGCTGTTTTTAAAACGAATCATCACAGTAATGCAGAAATATCTGATTTAGCAGTAAAAGCGCAATACGCACAATACGCCATTCTTCGCACGAGCTGGGTCTATGGCGATGGGGGTAACTTTATTCGTACGATATTGCGCTTAGCCAAAGAGCGTGAAACCCTTAAAGTCATTGCCGATCAATATGGCGTACCAACCAGCGCCACTTGGTTAGCAGAGGTCAGTTTGGCTTTAGTGCTGAATGAACAGCATCAGTTAAAGCCATTTCCATCGGGGATTTACCATGCGGTGCCCCTAGGGGAAACGACTTGGCATGCCTTGGCGTGTCACGCAGTTCAGGCGGCGTTCGATGCAGGCGCAGCGCTTAAGCTTCTTCCAGATGCTATTGCGGCCATCCCCGCCACAGATTACCCCTTACCAGCCCCAAGGCCGATGAACTCACGTATGAAGAGGGGCGCTGATGCCGCTTTAGATAGGGCGCTGGATAAAGCATCGGGTGATTTGGGAGATATGACAAAATCACCGTTATTAGCTCAATCCTGGGAGTCGCAAGTCGCAGCCTATGTTCAAGACTTGGCACTCCGAAAACTTCTTTAA
- the pyrR gene encoding bifunctional pyr operon transcriptional regulator/uracil phosphoribosyltransferase PyrR, translated as MDAELLYKKLLAQLQARTSKTNPPFLLAGLAIGGAWIAERLARDLGFPNYGVINVAFHRDDYAEKGLAAIRSADSMATHLPFEVAGAHIVLIDDVLLTGRTVRAALNELFDFGRPASVELMVLADRGKRELPIAADFVGEHVSVPDHQILALEKHSSDAKSDQYTFRFVLEERV; from the coding sequence ATGGACGCCGAGTTACTGTACAAAAAGCTGCTAGCCCAACTGCAGGCCCGAACATCCAAAACCAATCCACCATTTCTGCTCGCTGGTTTAGCAATTGGAGGCGCATGGATTGCAGAGCGCTTGGCACGCGATTTAGGTTTCCCAAACTACGGTGTGATTAATGTCGCCTTTCATCGGGATGACTATGCTGAAAAGGGTCTAGCTGCAATACGCTCTGCAGACAGTATGGCTACCCACTTACCGTTTGAAGTGGCGGGCGCGCACATCGTACTGATTGACGATGTCCTGCTGACGGGCAGAACGGTGCGCGCCGCCTTAAATGAATTATTTGATTTTGGCCGCCCGGCTAGTGTCGAACTGATGGTACTCGCGGATCGCGGCAAGCGGGAGTTGCCTATCGCCGCTGATTTTGTGGGTGAACATGTGAGCGTGCCAGACCACCAGATACTCGCATTGGAAAAGCACAGTTCAGATGCAAAAAGCGACCAATACACATTCCGCTTTGTTCTGGAGGAACGAGTATGA
- a CDS encoding YqgE/AlgH family protein produces the protein MPGMLDEQFAGSVVYLFEHNAKGAMGLVVNRPTDVNLSTLLDKIELKLEITPFADQAVYFGGPVQTERGFVLHEPSHFSATDAGASVDPSVNTATSYSSSLTVPGGLTMTTSKDVLEAVAKGNGPKRFIMTLGYAGWSAGQLEEEIALNGWINAELSRAQMAEIIFNTPAAQRYQRAMQALGFDPADLSGQVGHA, from the coding sequence ATGCCGGGTATGCTGGATGAGCAGTTTGCCGGTTCGGTGGTCTACCTCTTTGAGCACAATGCTAAAGGTGCTATGGGCCTAGTAGTAAACCGCCCAACCGACGTCAATTTATCGACCTTGCTCGATAAAATCGAGCTCAAGTTAGAGATCACGCCGTTTGCCGATCAAGCCGTCTATTTTGGCGGCCCAGTACAAACCGAGCGCGGCTTTGTATTGCATGAACCGTCCCACTTCAGTGCTACAGATGCTGGGGCCAGCGTTGATCCTTCAGTTAATACTGCTACAAGTTACAGCTCATCCTTAACTGTGCCGGGCGGCCTCACCATGACTACATCGAAAGATGTGCTGGAAGCAGTCGCTAAAGGCAATGGGCCAAAACGGTTCATCATGACCCTGGGTTACGCAGGCTGGAGCGCTGGCCAGTTAGAGGAAGAGATTGCCTTGAATGGGTGGATTAATGCCGAGCTCAGTCGCGCGCAAATGGCTGAGATCATCTTTAATACACCAGCAGCACAGCGCTATCAGCGGGCCATGCAGGCCTTGGGTTTTGATCCTGCGGATCTATCGGGGCAAGTAGGGCATGCGTAA
- the vapB gene encoding type II toxin-antitoxin system VapB family antitoxin translates to MTIAITTVFSNNRTQAVRLPAEARLPDEVKRVIVRIRGRERIITPIENTWDAFFLNGPLVTNDFLNERGVQTPVEREGL, encoded by the coding sequence ATGACTATCGCCATCACTACGGTTTTTAGCAATAACCGCACCCAAGCGGTTCGCCTCCCCGCAGAAGCGCGCTTGCCTGATGAGGTCAAGCGGGTCATCGTTCGCATTCGGGGCCGGGAAAGAATCATTACCCCGATTGAAAATACCTGGGATGCCTTTTTCTTAAATGGTCCTTTAGTCACCAATGACTTTTTGAATGAGCGCGGCGTTCAAACGCCGGTTGAGCGCGAAGGTCTGTAA
- a CDS encoding DUF6492 family protein, with protein MTNQSVRNLVLYSCTFRKDLKRTVKLAQSIQKHNKANIPFYVSVPEEDVSLFKEYLSAFDVTVFNEQEIFEKNPKLDITKLYQVRGGLRQQVIKSEFWRLGLSENYLVLDADCIFIRDFDERDFIVKDDIPYSIVHEGRDVLQATDRFGPKQIRQHFLNDRVPIRQALGREGVTYDFGYAPFLWSSKVWQSLDSNYLTPNGMSFLDAVELCASEFTWYGESLINFRAIPIYPREQLFKHYHYEHQLWADRLLGYTEAILAKDCLGVVYQSNWESWGDYGPSKKSVASRVLRSTKRLLKKLYFKLRIFFRVFF; from the coding sequence ATGACCAATCAATCTGTGCGTAATCTTGTTCTGTACAGCTGCACCTTTCGAAAAGACTTAAAACGAACGGTGAAATTGGCACAGAGTATTCAAAAGCACAATAAGGCCAACATTCCGTTCTACGTATCGGTTCCCGAAGAGGATGTTTCCCTCTTTAAGGAATACCTCTCCGCATTTGATGTGACGGTCTTTAATGAACAAGAGATTTTTGAGAAAAACCCGAAACTCGATATTACGAAGTTATATCAAGTCCGCGGCGGCCTGCGCCAGCAGGTCATCAAGTCGGAATTCTGGCGCTTGGGCCTTTCAGAAAACTATTTGGTACTGGATGCGGATTGTATTTTTATCCGAGACTTTGATGAACGTGATTTTATTGTCAAAGATGACATTCCATATTCCATCGTTCATGAGGGCAGGGATGTCTTACAAGCAACCGATCGCTTTGGCCCTAAACAAATCCGCCAGCATTTTTTAAATGACCGTGTACCTATAAGGCAGGCTTTGGGCAGAGAGGGCGTGACCTATGATTTTGGCTATGCTCCCTTTTTATGGAGTAGTAAGGTATGGCAGTCTCTGGATAGCAATTACCTCACACCCAATGGCATGAGCTTTCTAGATGCGGTTGAGCTCTGTGCTTCGGAATTCACTTGGTATGGCGAATCCCTAATCAATTTCAGGGCCATTCCCATCTACCCTCGAGAACAGCTCTTTAAGCATTACCACTACGAGCACCAGCTTTGGGCCGATCGGCTGCTGGGATACACAGAGGCAATCCTAGCTAAAGATTGCTTAGGGGTGGTCTATCAATCGAACTGGGAGAGCTGGGGTGACTATGGCCCTAGCAAGAAGAGCGTTGCTTCGCGGGTGTTGCGTTCAACCAAGCGCCTTCTTAAGAAACTGTACTTTAAGTTGCGCATTTTTTTCAGAGTATTTTTTTAG
- the ruvX gene encoding Holliday junction resolvase RuvX, producing the protein MMGAKAITALAFDFGTRRIGLAVGNSITGSSQSLAPITTDQDDVRFALIAAQIKEWAPDQLVVGLPCHPDGAEHAMTAKARRFGNQLHGRFGLPVAWVDERYTSAILENDPSFKKSQASKKDGGLDSESARLILEQYFLERLGES; encoded by the coding sequence ATGATGGGGGCAAAGGCTATTACTGCCCTCGCATTTGATTTTGGTACACGCCGCATTGGTTTGGCGGTGGGCAATTCGATTACAGGCTCGAGTCAATCCTTGGCCCCCATTACCACTGACCAGGACGATGTCCGTTTTGCCCTGATCGCTGCCCAAATAAAAGAATGGGCGCCGGATCAATTGGTAGTGGGTCTACCTTGCCATCCCGATGGTGCAGAACACGCTATGACAGCAAAAGCCCGGCGCTTTGGTAATCAACTCCATGGCCGTTTTGGCTTGCCTGTCGCTTGGGTAGACGAGCGCTACACCTCGGCCATACTTGAAAACGATCCCAGTTTTAAGAAAAGCCAAGCGAGCAAGAAAGATGGCGGCCTTGACTCTGAATCGGCCAGATTGATTTTGGAGCAGTATTTTTTGGAGCGTTTGGGCGAGAGTTAG
- a CDS encoding aspartate carbamoyltransferase catalytic subunit, producing MQTNQINEAGELTHLLTLEGMPKEQILHILDTAQQFVSVTDPAREVKKVPLLRGKSVFNLFFENSTRTRTTFEIAAKRLSADVINLDISTSSTTKGESLIDTIDNLIAMQADIFVVRHSVSRAPIEIANHVPPYVHVINAGDGSHQHPTQGLLDMYTMRHFKQDFSKLKVAIVGDIVHSRVAKSNIHALTALGCTDIRAIGPESLLPNDLDMLGVKVFHSMEEGLRGVDVVMTLRIQKERMEAGKVPEGDAFFKQFGLTEERLALAKPDAIVMHPGPMNRGVEIDSKVADGAQSVILKQVTFGIAVRMAVMSIVAGN from the coding sequence ATGCAGACTAATCAAATTAATGAGGCAGGTGAGCTCACCCATTTGCTGACCTTGGAGGGTATGCCCAAAGAGCAGATCCTGCATATTCTGGATACGGCTCAGCAGTTTGTTAGCGTGACCGACCCAGCGCGTGAAGTAAAAAAAGTGCCACTGCTGCGCGGCAAAAGTGTATTCAATCTCTTTTTTGAAAACTCTACCCGTACGCGTACCACCTTTGAGATTGCTGCCAAGCGTTTATCGGCCGATGTAATTAATTTGGACATCTCCACCTCGTCCACTACCAAAGGCGAGAGTCTAATTGACACCATCGATAATTTGATTGCGATGCAGGCCGATATCTTTGTCGTGCGCCACAGCGTATCGCGGGCTCCGATTGAAATTGCTAATCATGTGCCACCCTATGTGCATGTAATTAATGCGGGGGATGGCAGCCATCAGCACCCGACGCAGGGTTTGCTCGACATGTACACCATGCGCCACTTTAAGCAAGACTTTAGTAAGCTCAAGGTAGCGATTGTGGGTGATATCGTCCATAGCCGAGTAGCTAAGTCCAACATTCATGCGCTAACGGCGCTGGGCTGTACTGATATCCGTGCCATTGGCCCAGAAAGCTTATTGCCGAATGATTTGGATATGCTGGGTGTAAAGGTCTTTCATAGTATGGAAGAGGGCTTACGCGGAGTGGATGTCGTGATGACGCTGCGCATTCAGAAAGAACGTATGGAAGCCGGTAAGGTGCCTGAAGGAGATGCCTTCTTTAAGCAGTTTGGTTTAACCGAAGAGCGCCTGGCTTTGGCCAAGCCCGATGCGATTGTCATGCACCCTGGCCCGATGAACCGCGGCGTTGAGATTGACTCCAAAGTAGCGGATGGCGCGCAGTCGGTCATACTGAAACAAGTGACCTTTGGTATTGCAGTGCGCATGGCAGTGATGTCGATTGTGGCGGGTAATTAA
- a CDS encoding glycosyltransferase family 2 protein — MTNLQPLVSFLIPSRKRLDMLKASLDSLRKTCADPKNIEAIVIFDEDDLETIEGFKELKFDFKVLQIVSKRHGYYGLHHYINNAFTISSGKWFWLWNDDLKMVGSNWDVVIGEYGEQFVILNPRNIHPYWEKYCLDATISPVVPRKWYEITNRFSAYNQYDTYINEVAYPLNLVINEDRLVNFHGQVEDEVSAGISYDTVQLPAQECKKDRDLIRHYLGAKTLFIYRIQRTPYRLEKYLRRRKAHFRRMFSIQYLGSRLKPARLYKKFSNALSSKKQDRE; from the coding sequence ATGACAAATCTACAGCCGTTAGTAAGCTTTTTAATACCCAGTAGAAAGCGGCTTGACATGCTTAAAGCATCATTGGACAGCTTGAGAAAGACTTGCGCTGATCCAAAAAATATTGAGGCTATTGTTATCTTTGACGAAGACGATTTGGAAACAATAGAAGGCTTTAAGGAGCTAAAGTTTGATTTTAAAGTGCTCCAGATTGTTTCAAAGCGCCATGGTTATTATGGCTTACATCACTACATAAATAATGCGTTCACGATTTCATCAGGCAAGTGGTTTTGGCTATGGAATGACGATTTAAAAATGGTTGGGTCAAATTGGGATGTTGTGATCGGTGAGTATGGTGAGCAATTTGTTATTTTGAATCCCCGAAATATCCATCCGTACTGGGAGAAGTATTGTTTAGATGCAACAATATCTCCAGTGGTTCCAAGAAAATGGTATGAAATTACTAACAGATTTAGTGCATACAATCAATACGACACTTATATCAACGAAGTTGCCTACCCATTAAACCTAGTTATTAACGAAGATAGATTAGTAAATTTTCATGGGCAAGTAGAGGATGAAGTATCTGCAGGCATCTCCTACGACACTGTTCAACTGCCTGCTCAAGAGTGTAAAAAAGACCGTGATCTTATAAGGCACTATCTTGGGGCCAAGACATTATTTATATATAGAATCCAACGCACGCCCTATCGACTTGAGAAATACTTGAGAAGAAGAAAAGCCCATTTCAGAAGAATGTTTTCAATTCAATACCTTGGTTCACGACTAAAGCCAGCGAGGTTATACAAAAAATTCAGCAACGCTTTATCTAGTAAAAAACAAGATAGAGAATAG
- a CDS encoding FkbM family methyltransferase gives MKKVTNNPFIASFLKNKYRDFILKPALKLLNRNQKTAQCAFWTMPYDSICQSIILNGFYERELLQGMCALIKDKKGVALDIGANIGNHSLFFSKHFDAVISFEPVPNNCLLLKANLFLNQAQNITLIEKALSNTNTKMGIDKGNSRNTNNTISELSKKDEDATNQIMIDVAVGDEVIEALNLKQRIALIKIDVEGHEPFVVEGLRKIISANQPIVYWEAFNKEEAEKTRVLLIEMGYSNFYHLTTKKYQSRLMNKLIKSFTNAAYLAEFDQCTQFDGMNVASVEQLL, from the coding sequence ATGAAAAAAGTAACTAATAATCCTTTCATTGCTAGCTTTCTTAAAAATAAGTATCGCGACTTTATTCTCAAGCCAGCACTGAAGTTGCTAAATAGAAACCAAAAGACTGCTCAATGTGCTTTCTGGACCATGCCCTATGACTCCATATGCCAATCCATCATCCTGAATGGGTTTTATGAGCGCGAGTTGTTACAAGGTATGTGCGCCCTAATAAAAGACAAAAAGGGGGTTGCACTTGATATTGGTGCGAATATTGGTAACCACAGTTTATTTTTTTCAAAGCACTTTGACGCCGTTATCTCCTTTGAACCGGTACCCAATAACTGCCTCTTACTCAAAGCCAATCTTTTTTTAAATCAGGCTCAGAACATCACTCTGATTGAAAAAGCTTTATCCAATACCAACACTAAAATGGGTATTGATAAGGGTAATTCAAGAAATACAAATAACACTATTTCCGAGTTGTCTAAAAAAGACGAAGACGCTACCAATCAAATCATGATTGATGTGGCGGTAGGCGATGAGGTGATTGAGGCACTGAATCTAAAGCAGAGAATTGCTTTAATTAAGATTGATGTTGAGGGTCACGAGCCATTTGTGGTGGAAGGGCTCAGAAAAATTATTAGCGCTAACCAGCCAATAGTCTATTGGGAGGCCTTTAACAAAGAGGAGGCCGAAAAGACAAGGGTACTCTTGATAGAGATGGGGTACAGCAACTTTTATCACCTGACTACTAAAAAATACCAGAGCCGCCTCATGAATAAACTAATAAAATCGTTTACAAATGCGGCTTACCTAGCGGAGTTTGATCAGTGCACTCAATTTGATGGCATGAATGTAGCTTCAGTAGAGCAACTTTTGTAG
- a CDS encoding DUF5672 family protein, giving the protein MLNLSSITLLCVETRDPTLALYAMQKCLEQANFGKIVLITDLAKLGKEPNQAEGIDFVQAPPIKTTKDYSDLLLTGLRQYVAGTHVLIIQWDSFILHPELWVDDFLQYDYIGAIWPHHPDTPVGNGGFSLRSVKLLKALESPKVTKHHPEDFCVCVDNKATLENEFGIRFAPTNVAEQFAVERSDWHPAFGFHGFFNFGKALNPHELTEFLQLLPDAYLGGVDTYDLMQYLIEHQNKELAKSIWRRVSFRWRMRKNYVRTKLRLMY; this is encoded by the coding sequence ATGCTTAATCTATCTAGCATCACTCTGCTTTGTGTTGAAACAAGAGATCCGACGCTCGCACTTTACGCAATGCAGAAGTGCCTAGAGCAAGCGAATTTTGGCAAAATAGTTCTGATTACAGATTTAGCCAAGTTGGGTAAAGAGCCCAATCAAGCAGAGGGGATAGACTTCGTTCAGGCCCCACCAATCAAAACCACCAAGGACTACTCTGATTTACTACTCACGGGCTTACGTCAATACGTTGCCGGCACCCACGTCTTAATTATTCAGTGGGATAGCTTCATTCTTCATCCTGAGCTGTGGGTCGATGATTTTCTGCAATACGACTACATCGGTGCAATTTGGCCCCACCATCCGGATACACCCGTGGGCAATGGCGGCTTTTCACTCCGCTCAGTCAAGTTACTCAAAGCGCTTGAGAGCCCAAAGGTTACAAAGCACCACCCCGAAGACTTTTGCGTCTGTGTCGATAACAAAGCAACTTTAGAGAATGAATTTGGCATTCGGTTTGCGCCAACGAATGTTGCAGAGCAATTTGCAGTAGAGCGCAGTGACTGGCACCCTGCCTTCGGATTCCATGGGTTTTTTAACTTCGGCAAAGCGCTGAATCCGCACGAGCTCACTGAATTTCTGCAACTACTACCTGATGCGTATTTGGGTGGGGTGGATACCTACGATTTAATGCAGTATTTGATTGAACACCAGAATAAAGAGCTTGCAAAGTCGATTTGGAGGCGGGTGAGCTTTCGGTGGAGGATGCGCAAAAATTACGTTAGAACGAAGTTAAGGCTAATGTATTAA
- a CDS encoding glycosyltransferase family protein translates to MTAPLPRITNRKRWLILSHAFNMDGRAASQTITDKIPYFLQAGVKPTVFSSITGIKDTRFPHYQFLAWGPAAFRFDFRHWFANQYGRGLPYKVVTTTVSILLAPFIALERILLGLSNQWSWAMPAYLHGKKLIQNKQVDLVYSTAGAWSAQLAALWLKKSTGVFWMTEIHDPLVIRNSPDDLGFVTPRNRDARFRKWLETQICKHADLAWWFTEGAVHYAKLRNPNLNEPGNAKGVMVIPGAEPPGAPEEINLVTQQVEQKQEQKRVEERAKEMQPHHYGIHLVISHFGSLAKNRSISTILNRLPMLFKNHPEARNAIQVHVYGAKVDSLTADAISQHGFADLVIEHGRIEKDPVTGKSGRERIAERMQASDVLLLLHGDDEWCAEYIPSKMYEYFWMGRPIWAITHRNPQMNALLAERNAYISAADDAASIDAALERIWLGWQQKNLMQLAWRPIGVDQAAQRILQLLESMQTAKAQ, encoded by the coding sequence GTGACGGCTCCATTACCCCGGATTACCAATCGTAAGCGCTGGCTCATTCTGTCGCATGCATTCAATATGGATGGCAGGGCAGCGAGCCAAACCATTACCGATAAGATTCCTTATTTTTTACAGGCCGGGGTAAAACCTACGGTGTTTAGTTCGATTACGGGTATCAAAGATACTCGCTTTCCACACTATCAATTTTTAGCTTGGGGGCCAGCTGCCTTTCGCTTTGACTTTCGGCATTGGTTTGCTAATCAATACGGTCGTGGCCTCCCCTATAAAGTCGTCACAACTACCGTTTCAATCCTGCTGGCTCCGTTCATTGCTTTAGAGCGAATCCTCTTAGGCTTATCAAATCAGTGGTCCTGGGCCATGCCTGCTTACTTGCATGGAAAAAAACTTATTCAGAATAAGCAAGTGGATTTGGTGTATTCCACTGCAGGGGCGTGGTCTGCGCAGCTGGCAGCCTTATGGCTCAAAAAGAGTACTGGAGTCTTTTGGATGACCGAGATACATGATCCGCTTGTTATCCGCAATAGCCCAGACGATTTGGGTTTTGTAACTCCACGCAATCGCGATGCCCGATTCCGTAAGTGGTTAGAGACCCAAATCTGCAAACATGCCGATCTTGCTTGGTGGTTTACCGAAGGCGCCGTGCATTACGCCAAGCTCCGCAATCCCAACTTAAATGAACCTGGCAATGCCAAAGGGGTGATGGTGATTCCGGGGGCAGAGCCGCCCGGAGCCCCTGAGGAAATAAACCTAGTCACTCAGCAGGTAGAACAAAAGCAAGAACAAAAAAGAGTAGAAGAACGAGCAAAAGAAATGCAGCCCCATCACTACGGAATCCATTTGGTGATTAGCCACTTTGGCTCTTTGGCCAAGAACCGATCGATTTCGACGATCCTCAACCGACTGCCAATGCTCTTTAAAAACCATCCAGAAGCACGTAATGCTATTCAGGTGCATGTGTATGGGGCCAAAGTTGATTCTTTAACGGCAGATGCTATTAGTCAGCATGGGTTTGCCGATCTAGTGATCGAGCATGGCCGAATTGAAAAAGACCCTGTCACTGGTAAATCTGGGCGCGAGCGCATTGCGGAGCGCATGCAGGCTTCCGATGTACTTTTACTGCTACACGGCGATGATGAGTGGTGTGCCGAGTACATTCCATCGAAGATGTACGAGTACTTTTGGATGGGTAGACCCATTTGGGCCATTACTCACCGCAATCCCCAGATGAATGCCTTGCTGGCTGAGCGCAATGCCTATATTAGCGCTGCTGATGATGCGGCTTCGATTGATGCGGCCCTAGAGCGAATTTGGCTGGGCTGGCAGCAGAAAAACCTGATGCAATTGGCCTGGAGACCCATTGGGGTGGATCAGGCGGCGCAAAGAATCTTACAATTATTAGAATCCATGCAAACGGCAAAAGCCCAATGA
- the rfbB gene encoding dTDP-glucose 4,6-dehydratase — protein MILVTGGAGFIGGNFVLDWLKDPKAEGIVNLDKLTYAGNLATLDSLKSDLRHIFVHGDIGDQELVTKLLKEHQPRAIVNFAAESHVDRSIHGPAEFVQTNIVGTFNLLECARSYWNDLDKSKKAAFRFHHVSTDEVYGSLSASDPAFTETNSYEPNSPYSASKAASDHLVRAWFHTYAFPVVTTNCSNNYGPYHLPEKLIPLVILNALKGKPLPIYGDGQQVRDWLYVSDHCSAIREVLAKGKLGETYNIGGWNEKANLDVVKTICQILDELKPRADKKSYAEQITFVTDRPGHDRRYAIDASKLNRELGWKPKETFDTGIKKTVQWYLDNPVWIEGVVSGSYREWLQKQYN, from the coding sequence TTGATTTTAGTAACCGGCGGTGCCGGCTTTATTGGCGGTAATTTTGTTCTCGATTGGCTTAAAGACCCAAAAGCCGAAGGCATTGTTAACTTAGATAAATTAACCTATGCGGGCAATTTAGCTACGCTCGATTCTTTAAAGAGTGACCTTCGGCATATTTTTGTCCATGGCGATATCGGTGATCAAGAGCTCGTTACAAAACTACTAAAAGAGCATCAGCCTAGAGCGATTGTGAATTTTGCTGCCGAGAGCCATGTGGATCGCTCAATTCATGGTCCGGCAGAGTTTGTGCAAACCAATATTGTCGGCACCTTTAATTTACTGGAGTGCGCAAGGAGCTATTGGAACGATCTAGATAAGTCTAAAAAAGCAGCCTTTCGCTTTCACCACGTTTCCACGGATGAGGTATATGGTTCTTTATCGGCAAGTGATCCCGCCTTTACTGAAACTAACTCTTATGAGCCGAATAGCCCCTATTCAGCATCGAAAGCCGCTTCAGACCATTTAGTGCGGGCTTGGTTTCATACCTACGCTTTTCCGGTCGTCACCACCAATTGCTCGAATAACTATGGGCCGTATCACTTGCCAGAAAAGCTCATTCCGCTGGTGATTCTCAATGCCTTGAAAGGTAAGCCCTTGCCCATTTATGGTGATGGCCAGCAAGTGCGTGATTGGCTTTATGTAAGCGATCATTGCTCAGCCATTCGGGAAGTGCTTGCCAAAGGCAAGTTGGGTGAAACCTACAACATCGGCGGCTGGAATGAAAAAGCCAATCTCGATGTGGTCAAAACCATTTGCCAGATCTTGGATGAGCTCAAGCCAAGGGCAGACAAAAAATCCTATGCCGAGCAAATTACCTTTGTTACAGATAGACCTGGTCACGACCGCCGCTATGCAATCGATGCGAGCAAACTCAATCGGGAGCTTGGTTGGAAACCCAAAGAAACCTTTGACACTGGCATTAAAAAAACGGTGCAGTGGTATTTAGATAACCCAGTTTGGATTGAAGGCGTGGTGAGCGGATCGTATCGCGAGTGGTTGCAAAAACAATACAACTAA